Proteins encoded by one window of Cotesia glomerata isolate CgM1 unplaced genomic scaffold, MPM_Cglom_v2.3 scaffold_16, whole genome shotgun sequence:
- the LOC123273896 gene encoding uncharacterized protein LOC123273896 has product MSFDSEPIASQSSSGSQVSAATQLPVINHALELLNQSPIPSKKLNDNQFLNNKINRVSDSLKKVLLSSSDEESIDDDGENFRSLIKMLYDKFNDKETDKSLKIQILTLLPVKWSERRICETMNTSRHLSIVAKNLVEETGLLSTPESKLGRTITDQVKLKVENFYNDDEYSAQMPGMKDFVSI; this is encoded by the exons ATGTCATTTGATAGCGAACCCATAGCATCACAATCAAGCTCAGGATCCCAAGTTAGCGCTGCAACTCAATTACCCGTAATAAACCATGCATTAGAATTGTTAAATCAATCACCGATTCCATCGAAGAAATTGaatgataatcaatttttgaacaataaaataaatcgggTATCCGACAGCTTGAAAAAAGTTTTGCTTTCTTCTTCAGATGAAGAATCGATTGATGACGATGGTGAAAATTTTCGCTCTCTAATTAAAATGTTGTATGATAAATTCAACGATAAAGAAACTGATAAGTCtttgaaaatacaaattttaacattattaccTGTAAAATGGAGTGAGAGACGTATTTGTGAAACTATGAATACATCAAGACATTTGTCAATAGTAGCAAAAAATTTGGTTGAAGAAACGGGTTTACTTTCTACACCTGAATCGAAATTAG GGAGGACAATTACTGATcaggtaaaattaaaagttgaaaatttttacaacgaTGATGAGTATAGTGCTCAAATGCCCGGTATGAAAGACTTTGTATCAATTTGA
- the LOC123273897 gene encoding ATP-dependent DNA helicase pif1-like produces MALYVSGEGGTGKSFLINVIKRWIREELNLETVVTAPTGIAAFNINGLTIHRVFQLPVEHGFTPSYTQLSDNVLKALRDQLQNTTLFIIDEISMVSNITLIYIHLRLVEIFDIDDWFGGKHVVVFGDLLQLPPVHENPTYVTLSSEDAEKYVGSLCSVKLWTDLFCYEELRINMRQKTDNIYGQLLSRVRVASMTNDDIKLLEQRKITIDPSLSYDEKLHEICNYIEKLPSDSVCLVPTCKQCDLINSVMTSKISSEEIILTARDHLDCYKSLIKKVSDTLNKIEDNASQSAGLAKTITIKIGAKVMLRQNIDVTLGLVNGAIGTVKSVSKSIDGSEIQAINIDFGADTEYAIEKIKVKFQLFERAFVVREHFPLCLSYAVTIHKSQGLSLKNAIIEARNTIFNVGQIYVALSRVTELRGLHLINFDPHFIKASSSAIKEYNRLRKIYRSDLPTIPIPDTRWQKVWDMIWAVEKHSIQIEPKNAKKASLNLLEFRVHVEKKLQELVKQQTNARNDPSADVSDREDNYSDNNDNNDQADNDSNTTATDLPLSLSFRKFF; encoded by the exons ATGGC aTTGTATGTTAGCGGAGAAGGTGGTACAGGAAAAAGTTTTCTAATCAATGTAATTAAACGTTGGATTAGAGAAGAATTGAATCTAGAAACGGTTGTAACAGCCCCTACTGGTATTGCTGCTTTCAATATCAATGGATTGACTATACATCGAGTATTTCAATTGCCTGTCGAACACGGCTTCACACCATCTTATACGCAATTATCTGACAATGTTCTAAAAGCATTACGTGATCAGTTACAAAACACAACGCTATTTATCATTGATGAGATATCAATGGTCTCAAATATTACTCtgatatatatacatttaagactagtagaaatttttgatatcgATGATTGGTTCGGAGGTAAACATGTTGTTGTTTTTGGAGATTTACTCCAACTCCCTCCTGTACATGAAAATCCAACTTATGTCACATTATCATCTGAAGATGCTGAGAAGTATGTTGGGTCATTGTGTAGTGTTAAGTTATGGACCGACTTATTCTGTTATGAAGAACTAAGAATTAATATGAGACAAAAaactgataatatttatgGTCAGCTGCTCTCTCGAGTACGAGTTGCTTCTATGACTAATGACGACATCAAATTATTAGagcaaagaaaaattactattgATCCGTCTCTTTCGtatgatgaaaaattacatgaaatATGTAATTACATTGAGAAATTGCCGTCAGATTCAGTCTGTTTGGTACCTACTTGTAAGCAAtgtgatttaataaattcagtTATGACGAGTAAAATTTCTTCTGAAGAAATTATACTAACGGCTCGTGACCACTTAGATTGCTATAAATCGTTGATCAAAAAAGTATCTgacactttaaataaaatagaagacAATGCTAGTCAATCAGCTGGACTTGCTAAaactataacaataaaaattggtGCGAAAGTTATGTTACGTCAAAATATTGATGTTACTCTTGGTCTAGTAAATGGTGCTATAGGAACAGTTAAATCAGTTTCCAAGTCGATTGATGGGAGTGAAATACAAGCTATCAATATAGACTTTGGTGCAGATACCGAATACGCTATTGAGAAgattaaagtcaaatttcaattatttgaaAGAGCTTTTGTTGTAAGAGAACATTTTCCATTATGCTTGAGTTATGCAGTGACTATTCATAAGAGTCAAGGCTTAAGTCTAAAAAATGCTATCATTGAAGCGAGGAACACCATTTTTAATGTTGGTCAAATTTATGTAGCTCTATCTCGTGTAACAGAGTTACGTGGATtacatttaatcaattttgatCCTCATTTCATTAAAGCAAGCTCTTCAGCAATTAAAGAATATAATcgtttaagaaaaatttatcggtCTGATTTACCTACTATACCAATTCCTGATACACGGTGGCAAAAAGTTTGGGACATGATTTGGGCAGTTGAAAAACATTCTATTCAAATTGAACCCAAAAATGCGAAAAAAGCTTctcttaatttattagaatttcGAG TTCATGTCGAAAAAAAGCTTCAGGAGTTAGTGAAGCAACAAACAAATGCTCGTAATGATCCTAGTGCTGATGTAAGTGACCGTGAAGACAACTATAGTGACAATAATGACAACAATGATCAGGCTGATAATGATAGTAATACAACTGCCACGGATCTCCCATTATCCTTATCATTccgtaagtttttttaa
- the LOC123273898 gene encoding uncharacterized protein LOC123273898 has translation MFQFGLNKNKTTPIFDDGYCYLQIGVSDNNTTLYLECHEKSRRRCPARGVKKIESPFVSLTRNHNHIRNYDIELIYNFKHELYSSVISTTRDLRILFNEISIRHLRASTLVPYISIVKTMQGWRKSSCPRVPKTIQEYVQLLNSQRWRSRFFSNDSNLDVGNIIGTDGSVATVFIDGIMLQNFTNVNLYVDATYKVCPRQPNKKIYQFFTIMASFDDTVLPVAWSFMSHKSMSCYHSVMNRFQQLTPHLQVLSITTDFEVGLRNVLRGLYPNAVLKGCYFHHVQALMKKAEKIKLLDVLNDWDDGQDFFRKLITLALLPSHQIIPAYKWLLTSYSAFHAAFHQFLLYYESYWLKVIKPENFSVFGCRDKTNNYVEANNRRLNMEFGVHPSIWNFTEKLMALYQKSKIELESLMMGLPVRRQTRIKYLIEEAVLWRAWDLYNANVLDFKHFLECTNKMIRIFENDRGLFSVNEVDGFINAEIKMYIAVDQNLYIAIDEGDNNRPEYIIFITEN, from the exons ATGTTTCAATTCGgtctgaataaaaataaaactacgCCAATTTTTGATGATGGTTATTGTTACTTACAAATTGGTGTCTCAGATAATAATACTACTct aTATCTTGAATGTCATGAGAAAAGTCGCCGCAGATGTCCAGCTCGAGGAGTAAAGAAGATTGAATCACCCTTTGTTTCTTTAACAAGAAATCACAACCATATTCGAAATTATGATATTgaattgatttataatttcaaacatGAGTTGTATTCTTCTGTAATATCTACTACGCGTGATTTACGTATTCTTTTTAACGAAATAAGTATTag aCATTTACGTGCATCCACATTAGTACCATACATTAGTATTGTAAAAACAATGCAAGGATGGCGTAAAAGTAGTTGTCCTCGAGTACCAAAGACAATTCAAGAATATGTTCAGTTATTGAATTCCCAGCGATGGAGATCTCGTTTCTTTTCAAATGATAGCAATTTAGATGTTGGCAATATTATTGGAACTGATGGATCAGTAGCTACGGTATTTATAGATGGAATTATGCTGCAAAACTTTACAAATGTAAATCTCTATGTGGATGCAACGTATAAAGTATGCCCAAGACAgccaaacaaaaaaatttatcagttcTTTACTATAATGGCATCTTTTGATGATACT GTGCTTCCCGTGGCTTGGAGTTTTATGTCCCATAAAAGTATGTCCTGTTACCATTCAGTAATGAATCGTTTCCAGCAATTAACACCACACCTTCAAGTTTTATCAATAACAACTGATTTTGAAGTCGGTTTAAGAAATGTCCTTCGTGGACTCTATCCGAATGCCGTTTTAAAGGGTTGTTATTTTCATCATGTCCAG gcATTAATGAAAAAAGCTGAAAAGATTAAATTGCTGGATGTATTAAACGATTGGGACGATGGACAAGATTTTTTTCGAAAGTTAATCACTTTAGCATTGTTACCAAGTCATCAAATCATACCTGCCTATAAATGGTTGCTTACATCATACAGTGCGTTTCATGCAGCTTTCCATCAATTTCTTCTTTACTATGAATCATATTGGTTGAAGGTAATAAAACCAGAAAACTTTTCTGTATTTGGGTGTAGAGACAAAACGAATAATTACGTTGAAGCAAATAACCGTCGATTAAATATGGAATTTGGTGTGCATCCAAGCATTTGGAATTTTACAg aaaaattgatgGCCCTGTatcaaaaaagtaaaattgagCTAGAATCATTGATGATGGGTCTTCCTGTCAGAAGACAAACTCGCATTAAGTATTTAATTGAAGAAGCTGTTCTATGGAGAGCTTGGGACTTATACAATGCCAATGTATTagattttaaacattttttagaatgtacaaataaaatgataagaaTATTTGAAAATGATCGAGGCCTATTCTCAGTCAATGAAGTTGATGGTTTTATAAATGCTGAAATCAAGATGTATA ttGCAGTTGATCAAAACTTATACATAGCCATCGATGAAGGTGACAACAATCGTCCAgaatacattatttttattactgaaaattga
- the LOC123273899 gene encoding uncharacterized protein LOC123273899: MPRIINENGHSYIVEKVLHGRSDVHCRLRLRDRCPARGIKIGNNPITLTKNHYHSGVLRLNQMRLRFKAALTASVRQTFLPLHVVYDEVAARFADPVVASSPFETVQRLMASSRQRFVPDVVDNYVDLINTLNNQHYFRLREYYTNYSIELSALHDDALIMGDPRLIAEFAFETFYFTTTTSVLPQLGNTRLITNIVAQYHNNVFPVATILWSNMSEDIVAEVLNQLSAGYLVPNNIRYIFTDLYLSDCLKTAFPNAKVISTYDSFCRMIHQQAINHNVDFQNVDQKHFVMKTIGITLLPEDMMIDAFDDLVNTLSVPVRAALQGFINYLTNSFINGNLLVNFYNSPNAFNNASTLAKRDLQNRVGANPTAWDFMSN, translated from the exons atgccgcgtataattaatgaaaatggCCACTCTTATATCGTTGAAAAGGTGTTACATGGACGaag tgaTGTGCATTGCCGTTTACGCTTGCGAGATCGCTGTCCAGCTCGTGGCATAAAAATTGGTAACAACCCTATTACTTTAACGAAAAATCATTATCACTCGGGAGTCTTGCGACTAAATCAAATGCGTTTAAGATTCAAAGCTGCACTGACAGCGTCAGTCCGTCAGACTTTTCTTCCCTTGCATGTAGTGTATGATGAAGTGGCTGCTCG tttTGCGGATCCGGTTGTTGCCAGTTCACCATTTGAAACCGTACAAAGACTGATGGCTAGTTCTCGACAAAGATTTGTTCCTGATGTTGTAGATAATTACGTTGATTTAATCAACACATTAAATAATCAACATTATTTTCGACTACGCGAATACTACACGAACTACTCGATTGAACTTTCAGCTTTGCATGATGACGCCCTGATTATGGGAGATCCAAGATTGATAGCTGAATTTGCGtttgaaacattttattttacgacTACGACGAGTGTCTTGCCTCAATTAGGCAATACGcgtttaataactaatatcGTTGCTCAATACCATAATAAT gtTTTTCCTGTTGCAACAATTTTATGGTCTAATATGAGTGAAGACATCGTTGCAGAAGTTTTAAACCAACTTTCTGCCGGATATTTAGTCCCCAATAatattagatatatttttacagACTTATATCTGAGTGATTGTTTGAAAACAGCTTTCCCAAATGCTAAAGTAATAAGTACATATGACAGTTTTTGTCGg atGATTCATCAGCAAGCTATCAATCATAatgttgattttcaaaatgtCGACCAAAAACATTTTGTAATGAAAACGATAGGTATTACTCTCCTTCCCGAAGACATGATGATCGACGCATTTGATGACTTAGTCAACACTTTGAGTGTACCGGTTCGTGCAGCGCTGCAAggatttatcaattatctcACAAATAGCTTTATTAATGGCAATCTCCTGGTAAATTTCTACAACTCTCCGAATGCCTTTAATAATGCGTCGACATTAGCAAAACGGGACTTACAGAACCGTGTAGGAGCTAATCCTACCGCTTGGGATTTTATGAGTAATTGA